In one window of Vibrio pelagius DNA:
- the rbsB gene encoding ribose ABC transporter substrate-binding protein RbsB: MKKLATLISAALLSTTVSVSAQAQDTMAIVLSTLNNPFFVTMKDGAEAKAEELGYKLIVLDSQNDPSKELSNIEDLTIRGVKAILINPTDSDAVSNAIRMANRSSIPVLTLDRGASRGDVVSHIASDNVIGGEMAGHFIMEKVGEKAKVIQLEGIAGTSAARERGEGFMNAVNGSGLELLASQPADFDRTKGLNVMENLLAANPDVEAVFAQNDEMALGALRAVQASGKDVMIVGFDGTDDGIAAVNRGLLGATVAQQPDLIGSLGIEMADKVLKGEKVDEYVPVPLKIIAK; this comes from the coding sequence ATGAAAAAATTAGCAACTCTAATTTCTGCTGCTCTACTTTCAACAACGGTTTCTGTGTCTGCTCAGGCGCAAGACACAATGGCTATCGTACTGTCGACACTGAACAACCCGTTCTTCGTGACAATGAAAGATGGCGCAGAAGCGAAAGCAGAAGAGCTAGGCTACAAGCTTATCGTTCTTGATTCTCAAAACGACCCAAGCAAAGAGCTGTCGAACATTGAAGATCTGACCATTCGTGGTGTTAAAGCAATCCTGATCAACCCAACAGATTCAGATGCTGTATCTAACGCGATTCGCATGGCTAACCGTTCAAGCATCCCTGTATTGACTCTAGACCGTGGTGCAAGCCGTGGTGATGTCGTGAGCCACATCGCTTCTGATAACGTAATCGGTGGTGAAATGGCGGGTCACTTCATCATGGAAAAAGTGGGCGAGAAAGCGAAGGTTATCCAACTTGAAGGTATCGCTGGTACATCTGCCGCTCGTGAACGTGGTGAAGGCTTCATGAACGCAGTAAACGGCAGCGGCCTTGAGCTTCTTGCAAGCCAACCTGCTGACTTCGACCGTACTAAAGGTCTGAACGTAATGGAAAACCTACTTGCAGCTAACCCAGACGTTGAAGCTGTATTCGCTCAGAACGATGAAATGGCTCTAGGTGCACTGCGCGCTGTTCAAGCTTCAGGTAAAGACGTAATGATCGTTGGCTTCGACGGTACAGACGATGGTATTGCTGCCGTTAACCGCGGTTTACTGGGTGCGACTGTTGCTCAACAACCAGATCTAATCGGCTCTCTTGGTATCGAAATGGCAGATAAAGTACTGAAAGGCGAGAAAGTTGATGAGTACGTACCAGTACCACTAAAAATCATCGCTAAGTAA
- a CDS encoding substrate-binding domain-containing protein, translating to MATMKDIAKLAKVSTSTVSHVINKSRFVSDEIAERVNKAAKELNYAPSALARSLKMKQTKTIGMLVTTSTNPFFGEVVKGVERRCYEKGYNLILCNTEGDSERMKSSIDTLLQKRVDGLMLMCSTLEGEHLDVFERYPELPVVVMDWGPMLFASDKIQDNSHQGGYMATQHLIDNGHTEIGCITGPLHRNQASSRYEGFKQAMSEANLKVNADWIVESNFECDGGFDAFQTLKTRGRLPSALFVCNDMMAMGVIHAAAQDGLRVPQDLSLIGYDDIHLSKYMTPALTTIHQPKHRLGKAAVDTLLSRLESPDVYPQVVELEPTLVERSSVLAL from the coding sequence ATGGCAACAATGAAAGACATCGCTAAACTTGCCAAGGTTTCGACCTCTACCGTTAGCCATGTAATCAACAAATCTCGATTTGTCAGCGACGAAATTGCCGAACGCGTGAACAAGGCGGCCAAAGAGCTCAACTACGCGCCCTCAGCCCTCGCTCGCAGTCTAAAAATGAAGCAGACAAAAACGATCGGTATGTTGGTGACCACCTCAACGAACCCATTTTTCGGTGAAGTTGTAAAAGGCGTAGAGAGACGTTGTTACGAAAAAGGCTACAATCTTATACTTTGTAATACCGAGGGCGATAGTGAGCGCATGAAATCGTCTATCGACACCCTACTTCAAAAACGTGTCGATGGTTTAATGCTAATGTGCTCAACGCTAGAAGGCGAACATCTAGACGTGTTCGAGCGCTACCCAGAGCTGCCTGTCGTTGTCATGGATTGGGGTCCAATGCTGTTTGCAAGCGATAAAATCCAAGATAACTCCCATCAAGGGGGGTATATGGCTACCCAGCATCTTATTGATAACGGCCATACTGAGATTGGTTGTATTACAGGCCCTCTTCATCGTAACCAAGCCTCTTCACGTTACGAAGGCTTTAAGCAAGCCATGAGTGAAGCTAACCTCAAAGTGAACGCAGATTGGATTGTCGAATCTAACTTTGAGTGTGATGGTGGCTTTGATGCATTTCAGACGCTAAAAACCCGTGGAAGACTGCCAAGTGCTTTATTTGTCTGCAACGATATGATGGCGATGGGCGTGATTCACGCTGCTGCACAAGATGGTTTACGTGTACCACAAGATCTTTCACTGATCGGCTACGATGATATCCACTTATCGAAATACATGACCCCAGCATTAACGACCATCCATCAGCCAAAACATCGACTAGGTAAAGCGGCTGTTGATACTCTATTGAGCCGTTTGGAGTCTCCAGACGTGTATCCTCAAGTGGTAGAATTGGAGCCTACTCTAGTAGAAAGAAGCAGTGTTTTGGCGCTATAA
- the rbsC gene encoding ribose ABC transporter permease gives MSTNTMSKTTETPAKKSLLSKEWLIEQKSLIALIFLIVIVSFLNPNFFTVDNILNILRQTSVNAIIAVGMTLVILTAGIDLSVGSVLALCGAFAASMIGMEVPIMVAVPTALLAGAALGAISGVIIAKGKVQAFIATLVTMTLLRGVTMVYTDGRPISTGFTDTADAFAWFGTGYAMGIPVPVWIMTVVFAAVWYLLNHTRFGRYVYALGGNESATRLSGIDVDKVKIGVYAICGLLAAVAGIIVASRLSSAQPTAGMGYELDAIAAVVLGGTSLAGGRGRIMGTLIGALIIGFLNNALNLLDVSSYYQMIAKAVVILLAVLVDNKNK, from the coding sequence ATGAGTACCAATACCATGAGCAAAACAACTGAAACACCAGCAAAGAAGTCTCTACTGAGCAAAGAGTGGCTGATTGAACAAAAATCACTGATCGCTTTGATCTTCTTAATTGTCATTGTTTCTTTCTTGAACCCAAACTTTTTCACGGTCGACAACATTCTTAACATCCTGCGTCAAACATCGGTAAACGCGATCATCGCTGTCGGTATGACACTGGTTATTCTAACTGCGGGGATCGACCTGAGTGTGGGTTCAGTTTTAGCACTTTGTGGTGCCTTTGCAGCCAGCATGATTGGCATGGAAGTTCCTATAATGGTCGCTGTACCAACCGCTCTATTAGCAGGTGCTGCGCTGGGGGCTATCAGTGGTGTGATCATCGCGAAAGGTAAGGTTCAAGCCTTCATCGCAACCTTAGTAACCATGACGCTTCTACGTGGTGTGACCATGGTTTACACCGACGGTCGTCCAATTTCTACTGGCTTTACTGACACAGCAGACGCATTCGCTTGGTTTGGTACTGGCTATGCAATGGGTATCCCAGTTCCAGTATGGATCATGACAGTTGTATTCGCGGCTGTTTGGTACCTACTTAACCACACTCGTTTTGGTCGCTACGTTTACGCACTTGGCGGCAACGAATCAGCAACTCGCCTATCGGGTATCGATGTAGACAAAGTAAAAATCGGTGTGTACGCCATCTGTGGTTTACTTGCTGCCGTAGCAGGCATCATCGTTGCTTCTCGCCTCTCTTCAGCACAGCCAACCGCAGGTATGGGCTATGAGCTAGACGCTATCGCCGCGGTTGTCCTTGGTGGCACAAGCTTAGCTGGCGGTCGTGGTCGCATCATGGGCACATTGATTGGTGCGCTGATTATCGGCTTCCTGAACAACGCACTGAACCTATTAGACGTTTCTTCTTACTACCAGATGATTGCAAAAGCAGTGGTTATTCTTCTGGCGGTATTGGTTGATAACAAAAACAAGTAA
- the rbsK gene encoding ribokinase yields MTQLIVLGSVNADHVLQVPSFPRPGETLIGGNYQVIPGGKGANQAVAAARLNADIGFIACVGDDPFGINIRQDFKKDGIDIDGVIVAENSPTGIAMIQVSATGENSICLSAEANDKLDSVQIEPHLDKIRGAKYLLTQLETPLEGIEYAAKVAKESGTKVILNPAPARPLSNELLACVDVITPNETEAEVLTGVTVTDSASAHQASLVLHGKGIETVMITLGAKGVWVSRQGQDHAAGEGELIEGFRVAATDTTAAGDTFNGALVTGLLEEMPLEKAIKFAHAAAAISVTRFGAQTSIPSREETDAFLAEQLG; encoded by the coding sequence ATGACTCAACTGATTGTTTTAGGTAGCGTAAATGCTGACCATGTACTTCAAGTTCCTTCGTTCCCTCGCCCAGGTGAAACACTGATTGGCGGAAACTATCAGGTCATCCCTGGCGGTAAAGGCGCAAACCAAGCAGTTGCGGCAGCTCGCTTGAATGCAGACATCGGCTTCATCGCCTGTGTAGGTGACGACCCATTTGGTATCAATATTCGCCAAGATTTCAAGAAAGATGGTATCGATATCGATGGTGTGATTGTCGCTGAAAACTCCCCTACAGGGATTGCTATGATTCAAGTTTCTGCAACCGGTGAGAACAGCATCTGTCTGTCCGCCGAAGCAAACGACAAATTAGATAGCGTACAGATCGAACCACACCTCGATAAGATTCGTGGCGCAAAATACCTGTTAACGCAACTTGAAACGCCGCTTGAAGGCATCGAGTACGCAGCAAAAGTTGCGAAAGAATCTGGTACTAAAGTGATTCTTAACCCAGCACCCGCTCGCCCTCTATCCAACGAATTACTTGCATGTGTCGACGTGATAACGCCGAATGAGACCGAAGCAGAAGTCTTAACCGGCGTTACCGTAACTGACAGCGCTTCGGCGCATCAGGCATCCTTGGTTCTGCACGGGAAAGGCATTGAAACCGTGATGATTACTCTTGGTGCGAAAGGCGTGTGGGTAAGCCGTCAAGGACAAGACCATGCAGCTGGAGAAGGTGAACTGATCGAAGGCTTCCGTGTTGCAGCGACGGACACCACTGCTGCAGGTGATACATTCAATGGCGCGTTGGTTACGGGTTTACTTGAAGAGATGCCACTAGAGAAGGCGATCAAGTTTGCTCACGCGGCAGCGGCTATCTCAGTGACACGTTTTGGAGCACAAACATCAATACCTTCACGCGAAGAGACCGACGCTTTTCTTGCTGAACAGCTAGGGTAA